Genomic window (Mycolicibacterium smegmatis):
GGTTTTCCTGGCTCGTCGAAACGCGCGATGCGACCCGTGCCTGAGGCGAGCGTCATGGAGCGGAATCCTTTCCTCCGGTGTTGTCCCGCAGGCTAATTCCGCGACTGGTCGGCCTGATGGCCGCTTCCCGCCCAGCGGGCGCAATCAGATCGCGTCGGTTGTGGTCCGCGCGAACCGTTCCCGCAGCACCCGTTTGAGCAGCTTGCCGCTCGGGTTCTTGGGAAGCGACTCGACGAAGAAGACCTGTTTGGGTGTCTTGAAGCCCGCCAGACACGACCGGCAGTGGGTCAGCAGTTCGTCCTCGGTGAGTTCGGCACCGTCGCGGGTCACCACCGCGGCCACCACGGCCTCGACCCACGTCGGATGCGGCAGGCCGAAGACCGCCACCTCCTCCACGGCGGGGTGGCGGTAGACGGCCTCTTCCACCTCGCGGCTCGCGACGTTCTCGCCGCCGGTCTTGATCATGTCCTTCTTGCGGTCCACGACGTGCAACAGGCCGTGCTCGTCGTAGTAGCCGAGATCGCCGGAGTGGAACCATCCGCCGCGGAACGCCTCTGCCGTCTTGGCCTCGTCGTCGAGATAACCGAGCATCAGATGTGGGCTGCGGTGGGCGATCTCGCCGACCTCCCCGGGGGGCACGGGACGGTTGTCATCGTCCAGGATCGCGGTCTCGACGTTGATGACGGGGCGTCCCGCGGCGCCGGCGTGGGCGTCCTGTTCGTCGGGCCCCAGCGCCGAGGCCAGCGGCGCCATCTCGGTCTGGCCATAGAAGTTCCACAGGCGCAGGTTGGGCAGGCGCTCGCGCATCTCGGCGAGGATCTCGACCGGCATCGCCGAGGCCCCGTAGTACCCCTTGCGCAGGCTGGTCAGGTCCACCTGGTCGAACACCGGTGAGCGCAGCAGTGAGATCCACACCGTCGGTGGCGCGAAATAGTTGGTGACGCCGTACTTTTCGATGGTCCGCAGCACCAGCTCAGGCTCCGGGCGGGGCAGGATGATGCTGGTGGCGCCCAGATAGATGTCGGTGATGAAGAAGTTGTCCATCTGGGCGCAGTGGTACAGCGGCAGCGAGTGGATCTCGATGTCGGTGCCCTCCATGGACCCGGCGATGATGCTGCTGATGTAGTTGCCCATCAGGCTGCGGGTGGAGTGCATGGCACCCTTCGGGTGTGATTCCGTGCCGCTGGTGTACATCAGGCGGATCATCTGATCATCGGCCACATACGGGGCGGGGGCGGGGGAGTCCGTCTGCAGCCACCGGTCGAAGTCGGTCCATCCGGCGGGCAGGCCCTGGCCCGGCAGCACCAGCGCGGCGGTGGTGGTCACGGATCCGCCGAGGCGCATCGCGGCCTCTGCCGTGGGCACCAGATCGGCCTCGACCAGGAATCCGCCGGCTCGGCTGTGGCCCAGGATGAAGGAGATCTCCTCGGCCGTCAGCATGAAGTTGACGGGCACCAGCACCACGCCTGCGCGGGCCGTCGCAAAGGCCAGCACGGCGTACTGCCAGCAGTTGTGCGCCAGCACCGCGACACGATCGCCGACGCCGAATCCGTTGTCCTGCAGCGCCGCCGCGGCACGGTCGACGTGATGCTCGAACTTGGCGAAGGTCAACGTCACATCGCCGTCGATGATCGCCACCTTGTCCGGACACCGGCGCGCCGAACGGCGAGGGATGTCACCGAGCGCGTGGCTGCGTGTCGATGCGAGCACGGCCTGGAGGTCTTCCATGCCAACGACCCTAGGACGCCTGCGCGACACCCGGACAAACCACGTCCCGCTCAGTAGAAGAGGCCCGTGCCGCCGCAGCGGGACAGCCACATACTCGGCGACACGACCAAGGAGGTTCGATGACGACCGATGCGACCGTGACCGCGGACGGCACCAGGCTGGATGCCGACGAACTGCGCCGTAACCTGCGTCAGGCCGACGCGGGGGTGCTGGTCGCGGTGCTGGCCCAGCTCACCGGTGATCCGGCAGTTGTCGATCGATTCGCGCCGGGGATCTCCCATATCCCGGATCCCCCGGAACACATCGGTGTCGCGGACGACGAGACATTGGACCAGCTCGTCGAAGCCGTTGTGGAGGCCATGAACTCACCCCGGCCGCAATCGGCGCTGCCCGCCGACG
Coding sequences:
- a CDS encoding acyl-CoA synthetase → MEDLQAVLASTRSHALGDIPRRSARRCPDKVAIIDGDVTLTFAKFEHHVDRAAAALQDNGFGVGDRVAVLAHNCWQYAVLAFATARAGVVLVPVNFMLTAEEISFILGHSRAGGFLVEADLVPTAEAAMRLGGSVTTTAALVLPGQGLPAGWTDFDRWLQTDSPAPAPYVADDQMIRLMYTSGTESHPKGAMHSTRSLMGNYISSIIAGSMEGTDIEIHSLPLYHCAQMDNFFITDIYLGATSIILPRPEPELVLRTIEKYGVTNYFAPPTVWISLLRSPVFDQVDLTSLRKGYYGASAMPVEILAEMRERLPNLRLWNFYGQTEMAPLASALGPDEQDAHAGAAGRPVINVETAILDDDNRPVPPGEVGEIAHRSPHLMLGYLDDEAKTAEAFRGGWFHSGDLGYYDEHGLLHVVDRKKDMIKTGGENVASREVEEAVYRHPAVEEVAVFGLPHPTWVEAVVAAVVTRDGAELTEDELLTHCRSCLAGFKTPKQVFFVESLPKNPSGKLLKRVLRERFARTTTDAI